A window of the Cytophagaceae bacterium genome harbors these coding sequences:
- the uvrB gene encoding excinuclease ABC subunit UvrB: MEYRLTSLFQPTGDQPQAIEQLIHSINSGEKASVLLGVTGSGKTFTIANVIAEVDKPVLILSHNKTLAAQLYGEFKQFFPDNAVEYFISYYDYYQPEAFIASTNTYIEKDLMINQEIEKLRLSTVSSLMSGRRDIIVVASVSCIYGAGNPNEFRDSIVKVNVGDNITRNKFLYSLVQILYSRTEIEFSRGTFRVKGDTVDIFPGYADFAYRVIFWGDDIEEIQMIEPHSGKKVKNEDKIVVFPANLFVTGKDVMQAAIKDIQDDMVAQIKYFESDGRVMEAQRIQERTEFDLEMMRELGYCSGIENYSRYFDKRKPGDRPFCLLDYFQDDFLLIVDESHVSMPQIRAMYGGDRSRKTSLVEYGFRLPSALDNRPLTFQEFENLVPQTIFVSATPADYELNLSGGVVVEQIIRPTGLLDPEIDVRPSLNQIDDLLEEINDRIKKDERVLVTTLTKRMAEELSKYLDRVGIKGRYIHSEVKTMERVEILRELRLGVIDVLVGVNLLREGLDLPEVSLVAIMDADKEGFLRDIRSLIQTIGRAARNSNGKVIMYADRITGSMSKAIDETNRRRMIQMEYNEKHGITPTTILKSKEAIMEQTSIADFKPSTKGYYVEPDRVSIAADPIIGYMTKPQLQALLEETKKKMEKAASEFDFLQAARFRDEMKEIKEKMGVGV; this comes from the coding sequence ATGGAATATAGGCTTACTTCTCTTTTTCAACCAACCGGGGACCAACCTCAAGCTATCGAGCAGTTGATTCATTCCATAAATTCAGGTGAAAAAGCTTCAGTACTTCTGGGGGTGACAGGTAGTGGAAAGACATTTACCATCGCTAATGTAATTGCTGAGGTCGATAAGCCAGTTCTTATTTTAAGTCATAATAAAACTTTGGCTGCACAGCTTTATGGCGAATTTAAGCAGTTTTTTCCTGATAATGCTGTTGAATATTTTATCTCTTATTACGATTATTATCAGCCCGAAGCCTTTATTGCGTCAACCAATACTTATATAGAAAAAGACCTGATGATCAATCAGGAAATTGAAAAACTCAGGTTAAGTACAGTGTCTTCTTTGATGTCTGGTCGTAGAGATATTATTGTAGTGGCTTCTGTATCATGTATTTATGGTGCGGGGAATCCCAATGAGTTCAGAGACAGTATCGTAAAAGTAAATGTAGGCGATAATATCACCCGAAATAAATTCCTTTATTCTCTGGTTCAGATTTTATATTCCCGTACCGAAATTGAGTTTTCGAGAGGGACTTTTCGTGTAAAAGGCGATACGGTCGATATTTTTCCCGGATATGCTGACTTTGCTTATAGGGTAATTTTTTGGGGAGATGATATTGAGGAAATTCAAATGATTGAGCCTCATAGTGGAAAGAAAGTTAAGAATGAGGATAAAATTGTGGTCTTTCCTGCCAATTTGTTTGTAACAGGAAAAGACGTAATGCAAGCTGCTATCAAAGACATTCAGGATGACATGGTGGCCCAAATCAAATATTTTGAGAGTGATGGTAGGGTTATGGAGGCTCAAAGGATTCAGGAACGCACCGAATTTGACCTCGAAATGATGCGGGAGCTGGGTTATTGTTCAGGAATTGAGAATTATTCCAGATATTTTGATAAAAGAAAACCCGGTGATCGTCCATTTTGCCTGTTAGATTATTTTCAGGATGATTTCCTGCTCATTGTAGATGAAAGTCACGTGAGTATGCCTCAGATACGTGCCATGTATGGAGGTGACCGTTCTCGTAAAACCTCACTTGTTGAATATGGTTTCCGACTGCCTTCTGCTTTAGACAACCGCCCATTGACGTTTCAGGAATTCGAAAATCTTGTTCCACAGACCATTTTCGTAAGTGCCACACCTGCCGATTATGAGCTCAATCTCAGTGGCGGTGTTGTAGTAGAGCAGATTATCCGGCCAACAGGATTACTTGACCCGGAAATTGATGTGAGGCCAAGTTTGAACCAAATTGATGATTTACTCGAAGAAATCAACGACCGAATAAAAAAAGATGAAAGGGTTTTGGTTACCACTTTAACCAAACGCATGGCTGAAGAACTCAGCAAATATTTGGATAGGGTAGGAATAAAAGGACGCTACATACACTCGGAGGTGAAAACCATGGAAAGGGTGGAAATATTGAGAGAATTGAGATTGGGAGTAATTGATGTTTTGGTTGGTGTGAACTTACTGCGGGAAGGCCTCGATTTGCCTGAAGTTTCTCTTGTAGCCATTATGGATGCCGACAAAGAGGGTTTTCTTAGAGATATTCGTTCATTGATACAGACCATTGGTCGTGCAGCACGTAACTCCAACGGTAAAGTAATCATGTATGCCGACCGCATCACAGGTTCTATGAGCAAGGCCATTGACGAAACCAACCGTCGCCGGATGATACAGATGGAATACAATGAAAAACATGGCATAACTCCAACTACGATTTTGAAAAGTAAGGAAGCGATCATGGAGCAGACATCTATTGCCGACTTCAAACCAAGTACTAAAGGTTATTATGTTGAACCTGACCGGGTAAGCATTGCTGCTGATCCAATCATTGGTTACATGACCAAACCGCAACTTCAGGCTCTGTTAGAAGAAACCAAAAAGAAAATGGAAAAAGCCGCCTCAGAGTTTGACTTCCTGCAAGCCGCCCGTTTCCGTGATGAGATGAAAGAGATTAAGGAAAAAATGGGAGTGGGGGTGTGA